The following proteins are encoded in a genomic region of Lutra lutra chromosome 16, mLutLut1.2, whole genome shotgun sequence:
- the LOC125086646 gene encoding CMRF35-like molecule 6 isoform X5: MTPGDGRPWLPAALLLLQVLGCWSLHGTPSVTGTVGGSMSVQCQYEEEFRETPKYWCKSPCVRRTLKTEGADREGRKDRASIRDHPANLTFTVTLENLTEDDAGIYWCGIDTSGKPGYLFDRTFQVVLSVTPASTATPSSERLPSTPGLPRTLPAPTWDTATRRESSTSSQRPGPSLESHPIEDEATEGEKRSLLGSVHFLLLILLKVPLFLMMLSAVFWVNRPQWAICGHQSQPDEDNLQPSLPIDILSRDNTTQTRRGRTSGPRPVSSPLIAKNW; this comes from the exons ATGACCCCAGGGGATGGGAGGCCGTGGCTGCCTGCAGCGCTGCTCCTTCTGCAGGTCCTAG GTTGTTGGTCTCTGCATGGCACCCCCTCTGTGACGGGCACCGTGGGGGGATCCATGAGCGTGCAGTGTCAGTACGAGGAGGAATTCAGAGAGACTCCCAAATACTGGTGCAAGAGCCCATGTGTGAGGAGGACGCTAAAGACcgaaggggcagacagagaagggaggaaggaccGTGCGTCCATCAGGGACCATCCTGCAAACCTCACCTTCACAGTGACCTTGGAGAACCTTACAGAGGATGATGCCGGGATATACTGGTGCGGGATTGATACATCAGGGAAACCAGGATATTTGTTCGACCGCACCTTCCAAGTTGTGTTGTCTGTGACTCCAG CCAGCACTGCAACCCCCAGCTCTGAGAGGCTCCCCAGCACTCCAGGTCTTCCCAGGACACTGCCAGCCCCCACATGGGACACTGCGACTCGGCGGGAGTCCTCCACTTCTAGCCAACGTCCTGG CCCATCACTGGAGAGTCATCCTATTGAAGACGAggccacagagggagagaagag GTCCCTGCTCGGCAGCGTCCACTTCCTGCTCCTCATTCTGCTGAAGGTGCCCCTGTTTCTGATGATGCTCAGTGCCGTGTTCTGGGTCAACAGGCCTCAGTGGGCAATTTGTGGGCACCAGAGTCAGCCTGATGAAGACAACCTTCAGCCCTCCTTGCCCATCGATATCCTGTCCAGAGACAACACCACTCAGACTAGGAGAGGAAGAACTTCTGGACCCAGACCTGTCTCCTCTCCCCTTATTGCCAAAAACTGGTAA
- the LOC125087539 gene encoding CMRF35-like molecule 6, translating to MCVEDVTLENLKEDDAGTYQCGIGTSVLQGYFRDRTFPVLVSVEPASTATLSFEWLTNFPEFYVTLPALTWSTMPLQESASSSQRPGPSLESHPIEDEATEGEKRSLLGSVHFLLLILLKVPLFLMMLSAVFWVNRPQWAICGHQSQPDEDNLQPSLPIDILSRDNTTQTRRGRTSGPRPVSSPLIAKNKQIIQYLNEAMRSITHTSRCVWCFAGENGGGTP from the exons ATGTGTGTGGAAGATG TGACCTTGGAGAACCTTAAAGAGGATGATGCTGGAACATACCAGTGTGGGATTGGTACATCAGTCCTCCAAGGATATTTTCGTGACCGCACATTCCCAGTTTTGGTGTCTGTGGAACCAG CCAGCACTGCAACCCTCAGCTTTGAGTGGCTCACCAACTTTCCAGAATTTTACGTGACCCTGCCTGCCCTCACATGGAGCACCATGCCCCTGCAGGAGTCTGCAAGTTCCAGCCAACGTCCTGG CCCATCACTGGAGAGTCATCCTATTGAAGACGAggccacagagggagagaagag GTCCCTGCTCGGCAGCGTCCACTTCCTGCTCCTCATTCTGCTGAAGGTGCCCCTGTTTCTGATGATGCTCAGTGCCGTGTTCTGGGTCAACAGGCCTCAGTGGGCAATTTGTGGGCACCAGAGTCAGCCTGATGAAGACAACCTTCAGCCCTCCTTGCCCATCGATATCCTGTCCAGAGACAACACCACTCAGACTAGGAGAGGAAGAACTTCTGGACCCAGACCTGTCTCCTCTCCCCTTattgccaaaaacaaacaaatcattcAATACTTGAATGAAGCAATGAGATCCATCACACACACAAGTCGATGTGTGTGGTGTTTTGCTggggagaatgggggagggacGCCCTAG